In one Saccharibacillus brassicae genomic region, the following are encoded:
- a CDS encoding 2-isopropylmalate synthase produces MRKIHIFDTTLRDGEQSPGVNLNTREKVEIAHQLEKLGVDRMEAGFPAASPGDLAAVNAVARAVKNVSVVGLARSREGDIDAVREALQGAADPCLHIFLATSPIHRQYKLKMEKHQVLEAAQSALRYAKKYFSKIEFSLEDAGRTEPDFRAEMVAMAIREGAYVVNIPDTVGYLNPAEYGAIFRHLKETVPGIEKVQLSAHCHDDLGMATANTLAAILNGADQIEGTINGIGERAGNTAIEEIAMALETRADYFGAKTGLVLGEIARTSRLVSKLTGMNVPGNKAIVGANAFAHESGIHQDGMLKEKTTYEIMSPQTVGFKESKLVLGKHSGRHAFREQLLEMGYTLEDEQLNAAFARFKDLADKKKEITDDDLLALLEERLADAPEKYALESLSFSFATEAAPTATVTVSVEGEGSRTAESGGNGTVDSIYNAIDQAVGEEVTLVDYSIQAVTLGKDALGEVHVTMRQGENEVRGRGVSTDVLEASARAYVDALNRLAENRRVPGGRKGAEKVW; encoded by the coding sequence GTGCGGAAAATTCATATCTTCGATACGACGCTGCGTGACGGGGAACAATCGCCCGGCGTAAACCTGAATACCCGTGAGAAAGTCGAAATCGCGCATCAATTGGAAAAATTGGGCGTGGATCGGATGGAAGCCGGATTCCCGGCCGCGTCGCCGGGCGATCTGGCCGCGGTTAACGCGGTCGCCCGCGCCGTCAAAAACGTGAGCGTCGTCGGCTTGGCGCGTTCGCGCGAAGGCGACATCGATGCGGTTCGGGAAGCGCTGCAGGGAGCGGCCGATCCGTGCCTGCACATCTTCCTGGCCACTTCGCCGATCCACCGGCAGTACAAGCTGAAGATGGAAAAGCATCAGGTATTGGAAGCGGCGCAGTCCGCGCTCCGTTACGCCAAAAAATATTTCTCGAAAATCGAGTTTTCGCTGGAAGACGCCGGTCGCACCGAACCGGACTTCCGCGCCGAAATGGTCGCCATGGCGATCCGCGAAGGCGCTTATGTCGTCAACATTCCGGATACGGTCGGCTATTTGAACCCGGCCGAGTACGGCGCGATTTTCCGCCATCTCAAAGAAACGGTGCCGGGCATCGAGAAAGTGCAGCTCAGCGCGCACTGCCACGACGACCTCGGCATGGCGACGGCGAACACGCTGGCCGCCATCTTGAACGGGGCGGACCAGATCGAAGGCACGATCAACGGGATCGGCGAACGCGCGGGCAATACGGCGATCGAAGAAATCGCGATGGCGCTTGAGACCCGGGCCGACTACTTCGGCGCGAAGACCGGCCTGGTATTGGGCGAGATCGCCCGCACGAGCCGCCTCGTCAGCAAGCTGACCGGCATGAACGTGCCGGGCAACAAAGCGATCGTCGGCGCGAACGCTTTTGCGCACGAATCGGGTATCCATCAGGACGGCATGCTCAAAGAGAAGACGACGTACGAGATCATGTCGCCGCAGACGGTCGGCTTCAAGGAGAGCAAGCTGGTACTCGGCAAGCACTCCGGCCGCCATGCGTTCCGCGAACAGCTGCTGGAAATGGGCTATACGCTCGAAGACGAGCAGCTGAACGCGGCGTTCGCCCGGTTCAAAGACCTGGCGGACAAGAAAAAGGAGATTACCGACGACGACCTGCTGGCGCTGCTCGAAGAGCGCCTGGCGGACGCGCCGGAGAAATACGCGCTGGAGTCGCTGAGCTTCTCGTTCGCGACGGAAGCGGCCCCGACAGCCACCGTTACGGTGTCGGTCGAAGGCGAAGGCAGCCGCACAGCCGAATCCGGCGGCAACGGTACCGTCGATTCGATCTATAACGCGATCGATCAGGCCGTCGGCGAAGAAGTGACGCTGGTCGACTATTCGATCCAGGCCGTTACGCTCGGCAAGGACGCGCTCGGCGAAGTGCATGTCACGATGCGCCAGGGCGAGAACGAAGTCCGCGGCCGCGGCGTCAGCACCGACGTGCTCGAAGCGAGCGCCCGCGCTTACGTCGACGCGTTGAACCGCCTGGCGGAGAACCGCCGCGTGCCGGGCGGCCGCAAAGGCGCCGAGAAAGTCTGGTAG
- the ilvC gene encoding ketol-acid reductoisomerase: protein MAITTYYENDADLSVLQGKTIAIIGYGSQGHAHAQNLRDSGLQVVVGLREGKSANKAKEDGFEVLSVAEATKRADIVQILMPDETQASVYKSEIEPNLKSDATLLFAHGFNVHFGQIVAKEGNDVLLVAPKSPGHMVRRTYEEGFGVPGLIAIHQNATGKAKDIGLAYAKGIGCTRAGVIETSFREETETDLFGEQAVLCGGVSALVKAGFETLTEAGYAPEMAYFECLHELKLIVDLMYEGGLSTMRDSISNTAEYGDYVTGPRIVTEDTKKAMKEVLTDIQQGKFARDFMLENQSGRAFLTATRRNESEHQLEVVGAQLRDMMHWIKK from the coding sequence ATGGCAATTACGACTTATTACGAAAATGATGCGGACCTGAGCGTGCTTCAAGGAAAGACGATCGCGATTATCGGCTACGGAAGCCAGGGACACGCGCACGCGCAAAACCTGCGCGACAGCGGCCTGCAGGTCGTCGTCGGCCTTCGTGAAGGCAAATCGGCCAACAAGGCCAAAGAAGACGGGTTCGAAGTGCTGTCGGTTGCCGAAGCGACCAAACGCGCCGACATCGTTCAGATCCTCATGCCGGACGAAACGCAAGCCTCCGTGTATAAAAGCGAAATCGAACCGAACCTCAAATCCGATGCGACCCTGCTGTTCGCGCACGGCTTCAACGTTCACTTCGGTCAGATCGTTGCCAAAGAAGGCAACGACGTTCTGCTCGTCGCTCCGAAATCGCCGGGCCATATGGTTCGCAGAACGTATGAAGAAGGCTTCGGCGTACCGGGCCTGATCGCGATCCACCAGAACGCTACGGGCAAAGCGAAAGACATCGGCCTGGCGTATGCCAAAGGCATCGGCTGTACCCGTGCCGGCGTTATCGAGACTTCGTTCCGCGAAGAGACCGAGACCGACCTGTTCGGCGAACAAGCCGTACTGTGCGGCGGCGTGAGCGCGCTGGTCAAAGCGGGCTTCGAAACGCTGACGGAAGCCGGCTACGCGCCGGAAATGGCTTACTTCGAATGCCTGCACGAGCTGAAGCTGATCGTTGACCTGATGTACGAAGGCGGCCTCTCCACGATGCGCGATTCCATCAGCAACACGGCGGAATACGGCGACTACGTGACAGGACCCCGCATCGTAACTGAAGACACGAAGAAAGCGATGAAAGAAGTGCTGACGGATATCCAACAGGGCAAATTCGCGCGCGATTTCATGCTGGAGAACCAATCCGGCCGCGCCTTCCTGACGGCTACCCGCCGCAACGAATCGGAGCATCAGCTGGAAGTCGTGGGCGCACAGCTGCGTGACATGATGCACTGGATCAAGAAGTAA